The following coding sequences lie in one Sorex araneus isolate mSorAra2 chromosome 4, mSorAra2.pri, whole genome shotgun sequence genomic window:
- the ZNF668 gene encoding zinc finger protein 668: MEVESAEARAPAPGYKRSGRRYKCLSCTKTFPNAPRAARHAATHGPADSAEPATEESLKPETESKAEDASGDKASDAAAKPRPYACPLCPKAYKTAPELRSHGRSHTGEKPFPCPECGRRFMQPVCLRVHLASHAGELPFRCSHCPKAYGALSKLKIHQRGHTGERPYTCGDCGKSFADPSVFRKHRRTHAGLRPYGCERCGKAYAELKDLRNHERSHTGERPFLCSECGKSFSRSSSLTCHQRIHAAHKPYRCPSCGKGFTQLSSYQSHERTHSGEKPFLCPRCGRMFSDPSSFRRHQRAHEGVKPYRCEKCGKDFRQPADLAMHRRVHTGDRPFKCPECDKTFVASWDLKRHALVHSGQRPFRCEECGRAFAERASLTKHSRVHSGERPFHCNACGKSFVVSSSLRKHERTHRTSEAAVAPPQPELVVGLALPVSVAGEGSVAPASGDGLGDPQAGLLGLSTESGLMTTQWQVVGMTLEQVECPEAEVEEATGPLGETSEVVGEEVDEKPPQFACRECKETFATQTLRRRHERSHPELRPFPCTECGKSFSDRAGLRKHSRTHSTVRPYPCPHCPKAFFSASDLRKHERTHPVPVETPTPLEPLVALLEMSEEGPA; the protein is encoded by the exons ATGGAGGTGGAGTCTGCAGAGGCTAGAGCCCCAGCGCCCGGCTACAAGCGTTCTGGCCGCAGATACAAGTGCCTGTCCTGCACCAAGACATTTCCAAACGCGCCCAGGGCAGCACGACATGCTGCGACCCATGGGCCCGCAGATTCTGCAGAGCCGGCAACTGAAGAGTCGCTGAAGCCAGAGACAGAGTCCAAAGCGGAGGATGCCAGTGGGGACAAGGCGTCAGATGCAGCGGCCAAGCCCCGTCCCTATGCGTGCCCCCTGTGCCCCAAGGCCTACAAAACTGCTCCCGAGTTGCGCAGTCACGGGCGCagccacacgggcgagaagcccttcccctgccccgaGTGCGGCCGCCGCTTCATGCAGCCAGTGTGCCTGCGCGTACATTTGGCCTCTCACGCTGGCGAGCTTCCCTTCCGCTGCTCCCACTGCCCCAAAGCCTACGGCGCGCTCTCCAAGCTCAAGATCCACCAGCGCGGCcacacgggcgagcggccctACACCTGTGGCGACTGTGGCAAGAGCTTCGCAGACCCGTCGGTGTTCCGCAAGCATCGGCGCACACACGCCGGCCTCCGGCCTTACGGCTGCGAGCGCTGCGGCAAGGCTTACGCGGAGCTCAAGGATCTACGCAACCACGAGCG GTCCCATACAGGCGAGCGGCCCTTCCTCTGCTCCGAGTGCGGGAAGAGCTTCTCCCGCTCTTCCTCTCTCACCTGCCACCAGCGCATCCACGCGGCGCACAAGCCCTATCGCTGCCCCTCCTGCGGCAAGGGCTTCACGCAGCTCAGCTCCTACCAGAGCCATGAGCGCACACACTCGGGCGAGAAGCCCTTCCTGTGCCCACGCTGCGGCCGCATGTTCTCCGACCCGTCGAGCTTCCGGCGCCACCAGCGGGCGCACGAGGGCGTGAAGCCGTACCGCTGCGAGAAGTGCGGCAAGGACTTCCGGCAGCCAGCGGACCTGGCCATGCACCGGCGGGTACACACGGGGGACCGGCCCTTCAAGTGCCCGGAGTGCGACAAGACCTTCGTGGCGTCCTGGGACCTCAAGCGGCACGCGCTGGTGCACTCGGGCCAGCGGCCCTTCCGCTGCGAGGAGTGCGGGCGGGCCTTCGCCGAGCGCGCCAGCCTCACCAAGCACAGCCGCGTGCACTCGGGCGAGCGCCCGTTCCACTGCAACGCCTGCGGGAAGTCCTTCGTGGTGTCGTCCAGCCTGCGCAAGCACGAGCGGACCCACCGCACGAGCGAGGCCGCCGTGGCGCCCCCGCAGCCGGAGCTGGTGGTGGGGCTGGCGTTGCCGGTCAGCGTGGCCGGCGAGGGTTCGGTGGCCCCGGCCTCGGGCGACGGGCTCGGGGACCCACAGGCAGGGCTGCTCGGACTGTCCACTGAATCAGGTCTGATGACCACCCAGTGGCAAGTAGTGGGCATGACGCTGGAGCAAGTGGAGTGCCCGGAGGCTGAGGTGGAAGAGGCCACCGGTCCCTTGGGGGAGACCAGCGAGGTGGTCGGGGAGGAGGTCGACGAGAAGCCCCCCCAGTTCGCGTGCCGCGAGTGCAAGGAGACGTTCGCCACGCAGACGCTGCGGCGGCGGCACGAGCGCTCCCACCCCGAGCTGCGGCCCTTCCCCTGCACCGAGTGCGGCAAGAGCTTCTCCGACCGCGCAGGGCTGCGCAAGCACAGCCGCACGCACAGCACCGTGcgcccctacccctgcccccactgccccAAGGCTTTCTTTAGTGCCAGCGACCTGCGCAAGCACGAACGCACCCACCCCGTGCCCGTGGAGACCCCCACGCCCCTCGAGCCACTTGTCGCTCTGCTGGAAATGTCTGAAGAGGGGCCAGCCTGA